Proteins co-encoded in one Chitinophagales bacterium genomic window:
- a CDS encoding PhzF family phenazine biosynthesis protein translates to MDSNKTVEVQILNAFVDNNKGGNPAGVVLNADNLSTPQKLEIAKAVGLSETAFVSTSKTADFKLDFFTPNKQIAHCGHATIATFSYLSQLGKVPNPITSKETIDGNRKINVTNGLAFMEQKAPSYTDVSNRKKDILTSLSLKEEDLLEGACLSLVNTGNSFFIIPVANSKVLRDIQPNSDLIKQLSEEFDLIGYYVFTLDVEEQDRDVTTRMFAPRYGIEEEAGTGMAAGPLACYLYDKIKIKKNKFMIQQGKFMMPASISLIITKLDIFNDKIIGLMTGGKGIAISKKIINLKK, encoded by the coding sequence ATGGACAGTAATAAAACAGTAGAAGTTCAAATTTTAAATGCATTTGTTGATAATAATAAAGGTGGCAACCCAGCAGGTGTAGTCTTGAATGCAGATAATTTATCAACTCCTCAAAAATTAGAAATTGCTAAAGCAGTTGGGTTATCAGAAACAGCATTTGTTTCTACTTCTAAAACAGCAGACTTTAAACTTGATTTTTTCACTCCAAATAAACAAATCGCCCATTGTGGTCATGCGACTATTGCCACTTTTTCTTATTTAAGTCAATTAGGAAAGGTGCCTAATCCAATTACTTCAAAAGAAACTATTGACGGAAATAGAAAAATAAACGTTACTAATGGTCTTGCTTTCATGGAACAAAAAGCGCCATCTTATACAGATGTTTCTAATAGAAAGAAAGATATTTTAACATCTCTTTCTTTGAAAGAGGAAGACTTATTGGAGGGTGCATGTTTATCTTTGGTAAATACTGGAAATTCCTTTTTTATTATCCCAGTAGCTAATTCTAAAGTATTAAGAGATATTCAACCCAATTCTGATTTAATCAAGCAATTAAGTGAAGAATTTGATCTAATAGGTTATTATGTATTTACATTGGATGTTGAAGAACAAGACCGAGACGTAACAACCAGAATGTTTGCTCCTAGGTATGGAATAGAAGAGGAAGCAGGCACAGGAATGGCTGCAGGACCACTTGCATGTTATTTATATGATAAAATTAAAATCAAAAAAAATAAATTCATGATTCAACAAGGGAAGTTTATGATGCCAGCTTCTATAAGTTTAATAATTACAAAGTTAGATATTTTTAATGATAAAATAATAGGGTTAATGACAGGAGGAAAAGGAATAGCGATATCTAAAAAAATCATTAATTTGAAAAAGTAG
- a CDS encoding PQQ-dependent dehydrogenase, methanol/ethanol family, which yields MKQTITLLSLISLLVVTLWQCQTTTETQVEKGSTEHIKAVTDAVDDAAIANADKNQGDWLTYGRNYQEDRYSELDQITKENVKELGLAWAIELGTKRGIQATPIVVDGIMFATGPWSVVYAFDVRKGKIIWEYDPKAPKEKVTDLCCGVINRGVALYKGSVYSGTLDGRLIAVDAATGKLNWEKMTVDTAHQYSITGAPRIANGKVLIGNGGAELDARGYVTAYDAVTGEQVWRFYTVPGDPNKPFEHEDLEEAAKTWTGEWWKQGGGGTAWDAIVFDPELNTVYIGVGNGTHWDRLHRSPEGGDNLYLSSIVAVDANTGAYKWHYQTTPGDSWDYTATQHIVLADMEIEGKQRKVLMQAPKNGFFYVIDRETGEFLSAKAYTYMNWATGMDSTGRPIEAAGVRYEDGQLHWISPSSTGGHNWQPMSFNRKTGLMYIPALITSGPYYHSPAHGFGEQGGAASGLGANVSLGNKLYLPQVFDTNKDAPPPGVDSGKLIAYDPATQKEVWSVPQPFRYNGGVMSTATGLVFQGDAEGIFSARDASTGAVLWSADLRSGILAPPITYLVDGEQYVTIIVGWGGSQGQSGKAVPVLHQGTVYTFKIGGNATPPAKLEGEAVRPFATAKTDAEPLSIGRGVNVYMEYCVGCHMNTGQGGGNIPDLSRSSEGVLNSYQQIVREGLLAGQGMPNLGDKLTEEDVENVKAYVLYTAQSLSSGMEPLEYMTNLAKMQYLADQTPKSPENQEVEKEQ from the coding sequence ATGAAACAAACAATTACACTTCTATCTCTCATTTCCCTTTTAGTAGTGACTCTTTGGCAATGCCAAACCACCACCGAAACCCAAGTCGAAAAAGGCTCTACTGAACACATCAAAGCCGTTACCGATGCGGTTGACGATGCTGCAATCGCCAATGCTGACAAAAATCAAGGCGATTGGCTCACCTATGGACGCAACTATCAAGAAGACCGCTATTCTGAACTCGACCAAATCACCAAAGAAAATGTCAAAGAATTGGGCTTGGCGTGGGCGATAGAATTGGGAACAAAGCGAGGGATTCAGGCGACACCCATTGTTGTTGATGGAATTATGTTTGCAACAGGGCCATGGAGTGTAGTCTATGCCTTCGATGTGCGAAAAGGGAAAATTATTTGGGAATACGACCCCAAAGCGCCGAAAGAAAAAGTAACCGACCTTTGTTGTGGGGTCATCAATCGAGGAGTAGCACTCTACAAAGGTTCGGTGTATTCAGGAACTTTGGACGGGCGATTGATTGCAGTAGATGCTGCAACGGGTAAACTGAATTGGGAGAAAATGACCGTTGATACGGCGCACCAATATTCGATTACTGGCGCACCGAGAATTGCCAACGGCAAAGTTTTGATTGGAAATGGCGGGGCAGAATTGGACGCAAGGGGTTATGTGACTGCTTATGATGCTGTGACTGGTGAACAAGTTTGGCGTTTTTATACCGTTCCTGGTGACCCAAACAAACCTTTTGAACATGAAGATTTGGAGGAAGCTGCAAAAACTTGGACGGGTGAATGGTGGAAACAAGGCGGCGGTGGAACGGCTTGGGATGCCATCGTTTTTGACCCCGAACTGAACACCGTTTACATTGGAGTCGGAAACGGAACGCACTGGGACCGACTGCATCGCAGCCCAGAGGGAGGCGACAACTTGTATTTGTCGAGCATCGTGGCAGTAGATGCCAACACGGGGGCTTATAAATGGCATTATCAAACTACGCCTGGTGATTCATGGGATTATACGGCTACACAACACATCGTTTTGGCGGACATGGAAATTGAAGGAAAGCAGCGCAAAGTGTTGATGCAAGCTCCAAAAAATGGTTTTTTCTATGTGATTGACCGAGAAACGGGTGAGTTTCTTTCTGCAAAGGCTTACACCTACATGAACTGGGCTACGGGTATGGATTCAACAGGTCGCCCGATTGAAGCCGCAGGTGTAAGGTATGAGGATGGACAATTGCACTGGATTTCGCCGAGTTCTACGGGTGGTCACAATTGGCAGCCGATGTCCTTCAATCGAAAAACAGGCTTGATGTACATTCCCGCTTTGATCACATCGGGGCCTTACTACCACAGTCCTGCACATGGTTTTGGAGAGCAAGGCGGCGCAGCTTCGGGCTTGGGCGCAAATGTGAGTTTGGGCAACAAACTCTACCTGCCTCAAGTGTTTGACACCAACAAAGATGCGCCTCCCCCTGGCGTAGATTCGGGCAAATTGATTGCCTACGATCCTGCCACACAAAAAGAAGTATGGTCTGTTCCACAACCGTTTCGCTACAATGGTGGAGTGATGTCGACTGCAACGGGTTTGGTTTTTCAAGGGGATGCAGAAGGGATTTTCTCGGCAAGAGATGCTTCAACGGGTGCGGTCTTATGGTCGGCTGATTTGCGGTCGGGTATTTTGGCCCCTCCAATTACCTATTTGGTGGATGGTGAACAGTATGTGACGATTATCGTGGGTTGGGGTGGAAGTCAAGGGCAGTCTGGAAAAGCGGTTCCTGTTTTGCATCAAGGCACGGTTTACACTTTCAAAATCGGCGGCAATGCGACTCCTCCTGCAAAATTGGAAGGGGAAGCGGTGAGACCTTTTGCAACTGCAAAAACGGATGCCGAGCCACTTAGCATTGGTCGTGGGGTGAATGTCTATATGGAATATTGTGTGGGTTGCCACATGAACACAGGTCAAGGGGGCGGCAATATCCCTGATTTGTCACGGTCGAGTGAGGGAGTGTTGAACAGCTACCAACAGATTGTTAGAGAGGGCTTGTTGGCAGGACAAGGAATGCCGAATCTTGGGGATAAACTGACCGAAGAGGATGTGGAGAATGTCAAGGCTTATGTGCTTTATACGGCTCAGTCTTTGAGTAGTGGCATGGAACCTTTGGAGTACATGACGAATCTGGCTAAAATGCAATATTTGGCAGATCAAACGCCTAAATCGCCTGAGAATCAAGAGGTGGAGAAGGAACAATAA
- a CDS encoding AAA family ATPase, translated as MIKIPYGISNYATLIREGNHYVDRTPYIEVLENFNAHYLFFVRPRRFGKSLFISTLEHYYDIEHKNSFHELFGNQYIGQNPTKSANKYLTLVFDFSGIDTSSFENTQRSFLNSVLNSCRAFLGKYAQFFNQKDIEELNRYSYPSEVIQHLLTTVELKASNYKIYLLIDEYDHFANEILAFRFDEFNNMVGTNGFVRKFYESLKTATRDGVIDRLFVTGVSPITLDSLTSGFNIATNISLEEDFNAMMGFKQAEVETILKKIEVPDGELGEVQKKIKGWYNGYLFSKYAEERVYNSDMVLYFALHYGRKKRYPDELLDPNIVSDYTKIQRLFNIKNKEEEHLTYLKELLKTGTIESKLIREFDLARRFEKYDFISLLYYMGILTISEGGLDDLVFKMPNFVIEQLYYQYFHQIILEESNLTGYQTNVHQKIKVLALQNDIQPLVKYTEAILSELSSRDKISFDEKYIKIIFTSAFYTSGIYTIHNEFEVKRSKTEKGYVDILLITRPPHKPKYQFVIELKYLKKATAAKATIVKKEAVQQLKNYLTHDDYLQKLHELKAYVILFVGNVGEVVEVE; from the coding sequence ATGATAAAAATTCCCTACGGAATCAGCAATTACGCCACACTTATTCGGGAAGGAAATCACTATGTAGATAGAACTCCCTATATTGAAGTGTTGGAAAATTTCAATGCTCATTACCTATTCTTTGTACGTCCCCGAAGATTTGGAAAAAGCCTGTTTATCTCTACTCTTGAACACTATTATGATATTGAGCATAAAAATTCCTTCCATGAACTATTTGGCAATCAATACATCGGACAGAATCCCACAAAATCTGCCAATAAATATTTAACCTTAGTGTTTGATTTTTCAGGAATAGATACCTCCTCTTTTGAGAATACACAACGTTCTTTTTTAAACAGTGTTTTAAATTCTTGCAGAGCTTTTTTAGGCAAGTATGCTCAATTTTTCAATCAGAAAGACATTGAAGAACTGAACAGGTATAGCTATCCTTCGGAAGTTATTCAGCACTTATTGACCACTGTGGAACTCAAAGCCTCTAACTATAAAATCTATTTACTGATAGACGAATACGACCATTTCGCCAACGAGATATTGGCATTTCGCTTTGACGAATTCAACAATATGGTAGGAACAAATGGGTTTGTACGAAAATTTTATGAATCCTTAAAAACTGCTACTCGGGATGGGGTGATTGATAGGCTGTTTGTCACAGGCGTTTCTCCAATCACTTTAGATAGTTTGACAAGCGGCTTCAATATTGCAACCAATATTAGCTTGGAGGAAGACTTCAATGCCATGATGGGCTTCAAACAGGCAGAAGTTGAAACCATTTTGAAGAAGATAGAAGTGCCTGATGGAGAATTGGGAGAAGTCCAAAAGAAAATTAAGGGGTGGTACAATGGCTATTTGTTTAGCAAGTATGCGGAAGAGAGGGTTTACAACTCTGACATGGTACTTTATTTTGCACTACATTATGGTCGAAAAAAACGCTATCCAGATGAATTATTAGACCCTAATATAGTCAGCGATTATACAAAGATTCAGCGTTTGTTCAACATCAAAAATAAAGAAGAGGAACATCTGACTTATTTGAAGGAATTGTTAAAAACGGGAACGATTGAATCCAAATTGATTCGAGAATTTGACTTGGCTCGTCGATTTGAAAAATACGATTTTATTAGTTTGTTGTACTACATGGGAATTCTGACTATTTCGGAAGGAGGTCTGGATGATTTGGTTTTCAAAATGCCCAATTTTGTAATCGAACAATTGTATTATCAATACTTTCACCAAATCATTTTGGAGGAAAGTAACTTAACTGGTTATCAAACAAATGTGCATCAAAAAATCAAAGTATTGGCCTTGCAAAATGACATTCAACCTCTTGTGAAATATACGGAAGCCATTCTAAGCGAACTTTCTTCAAGAGACAAAATAAGTTTTGATGAGAAATACATCAAAATCATTTTCACCTCTGCGTTCTATACTTCTGGTATTTACACGATTCACAACGAATTTGAAGTGAAAAGATCAAAAACCGAAAAAGGCTATGTAGATATTTTATTGATTACACGCCCACCTCACAAGCCTAAATATCAGTTTGTTATTGAACTCAAGTATTTGAAAAAAGCGACTGCTGCAAAAGCTACAATAGTTAAAAAAGAAGCCGTTCAGCAACTGAAAAACTATCTTACCCACGATGATTATCTGCAAAAATTACACGAGCTAAAAGCCTATGTGATTTTGTTTGTAGGGAATGTTGGTGAGGTAGTAGAGGTAGAATAA
- a CDS encoding molybdopterin cofactor-binding domain-containing protein, which yields MSNNNNASKTKKWTRRAFIATGGLAGVGLVVGIGGNMYLTKNAYNYSGKGFGDGSSLNAWIRIAPDNTITMAVPRAEMGQGVYTAIPMMIAEELEVKMEDIKVYAPQPEPAYANALFLVPEPKEAYSSLTFMQKVAHFMPLVATGGSTTVSDGFNYMRAAGATAREMLIEAAATKWGVEKSKCYAENAHIINKDSKEKLTYGELAEAASKVKLAEQPALKEKKDWKILGKPVARLDIPEKVTGKAEFGLDVRQKGMLYAVIRHATYHGGTITAINNQADIEAKKGVKKVLILPKGIGAVVVADNTWRAKNAALALDLQETGDNTLSSAKIAEQAEDVIANKIIATPLQKGDAAKVLDGAEGVLEAKYDVPYLAHACMEPINCTVLVEGDKAQIWCGHQGSSIMLDGVNAAAGIAKENITVHTQYLGGGFGRRAEIDMVLNATHVAKEMNGTPIQLVYTREEDLRHEMYRPAVKSHFRAKLDASGGIEAWENKMALQSVGYSSVMRIKPQFAEPPEKDGSSSEGAANLPYEMKNALVAFGQLDLPIQVGNWRSVGSSQNAFFTESFMDECAHAAKQDPYQYRKNLLQNQPRFAAVLDKVAEISDWKTPLGENRFRGIALHESFRSIVAQVVEITKVEDKKFSIDKYYCVIDCGRVINPDTVEAQMESGIMYGLTAALYGEITFAGGEVEQYNFPQYEIVRMNVAPQVQVHIMDTDTHPGGVGEPATPPAAPALANAIFAATGERMRALPLKKHGYSFV from the coding sequence ATGTCAAATAATAACAATGCTTCAAAAACAAAAAAATGGACCCGCAGAGCCTTTATCGCAACAGGCGGTTTGGCTGGTGTGGGCTTAGTCGTTGGCATAGGAGGCAATATGTATCTGACCAAAAATGCCTACAACTATTCAGGCAAAGGCTTTGGCGATGGAAGTTCGCTCAATGCTTGGATTCGAATTGCGCCCGATAATACCATTACAATGGCAGTTCCTCGTGCTGAAATGGGGCAAGGAGTTTACACGGCCATTCCGATGATGATTGCAGAAGAATTGGAGGTCAAAATGGAGGACATCAAAGTGTATGCCCCCCAACCTGAACCCGCTTATGCCAATGCCTTGTTTTTGGTTCCAGAACCCAAAGAAGCATACAGTAGCCTGACATTCATGCAGAAAGTAGCACACTTTATGCCTTTGGTAGCTACTGGAGGAAGTACAACTGTCTCTGATGGCTTCAACTACATGAGAGCCGCAGGAGCTACGGCAAGGGAAATGCTCATTGAAGCCGCTGCCACAAAATGGGGCGTGGAGAAGTCTAAATGTTATGCTGAAAATGCCCATATTATCAACAAAGACTCCAAAGAAAAATTGACCTATGGAGAATTGGCAGAGGCTGCTTCAAAGGTCAAACTGGCCGAACAGCCTGCATTGAAGGAAAAGAAAGATTGGAAAATTTTGGGGAAACCCGTAGCCCGTCTGGACATTCCCGAAAAGGTGACTGGAAAGGCAGAATTTGGTTTGGATGTGCGCCAAAAAGGAATGTTATACGCAGTAATTCGCCATGCAACTTACCACGGCGGAACGATTACTGCCATCAACAATCAAGCAGACATTGAAGCCAAAAAAGGCGTAAAAAAAGTGCTGATTTTGCCGAAAGGCATCGGCGCAGTTGTCGTGGCAGACAATACTTGGCGGGCAAAAAATGCGGCATTGGCTTTGGACTTGCAGGAAACTGGCGACAATACGCTTTCTTCTGCAAAAATTGCCGAACAAGCCGAAGATGTGATTGCCAACAAAATCATAGCGACTCCATTGCAGAAAGGCGATGCGGCAAAGGTATTGGACGGTGCAGAGGGAGTGCTTGAAGCCAAATACGATGTGCCATATTTGGCGCACGCTTGTATGGAACCCATCAACTGTACCGTTTTGGTGGAAGGCGACAAAGCACAGATTTGGTGTGGACACCAAGGTTCTTCGATTATGTTGGATGGAGTGAATGCGGCGGCAGGAATTGCCAAAGAAAACATCACCGTTCATACCCAATATTTGGGTGGAGGATTCGGAAGGCGGGCCGAAATCGACATGGTTTTGAATGCAACTCACGTAGCGAAAGAGATGAACGGAACGCCTATCCAACTGGTCTATACCCGTGAGGAAGACCTTCGGCATGAGATGTACCGTCCTGCGGTGAAAAGTCACTTCCGAGCCAAATTGGACGCATCGGGAGGGATTGAAGCATGGGAAAACAAAATGGCTTTGCAATCAGTGGGTTATAGTTCGGTCATGCGTATCAAACCCCAATTTGCAGAACCGCCCGAAAAAGATGGTTCTTCATCAGAAGGGGCAGCAAATTTGCCTTACGAGATGAAAAACGCTTTGGTGGCGTTTGGTCAATTGGATTTGCCGATTCAAGTAGGCAACTGGCGTAGTGTGGGCAGTTCTCAAAATGCCTTTTTCACTGAGTCTTTTATGGACGAGTGCGCCCATGCTGCAAAACAAGACCCTTATCAATACCGCAAAAATTTGCTGCAAAACCAACCTCGATTTGCTGCCGTTTTGGACAAAGTAGCGGAGATAAGCGACTGGAAAACACCGCTGGGCGAAAACCGATTTAGAGGCATCGCCTTACATGAATCTTTCCGTTCGATTGTGGCGCAAGTGGTCGAAATCACCAAAGTTGAAGACAAGAAATTTAGCATTGATAAATACTATTGTGTGATTGATTGTGGTCGGGTCATCAACCCCGATACCGTTGAAGCACAGATGGAAAGTGGGATAATGTATGGCTTGACGGCTGCTTTGTATGGGGAAATTACCTTTGCAGGTGGTGAAGTAGAACAGTACAATTTTCCTCAATATGAAATCGTCCGAATGAATGTTGCGCCACAAGTACAGGTGCATATCATGGACACCGACACGCATCCTGGCGGTGTCGGCGAACCTGCTACACCTCCTGCTGCCCCTGCTTTGGCAAATGCCATTTTTGCGGCAACGGGTGAACGGATGCGTGCTTTGCCTTTGAAGAAACATGGGTATTCGTTTGTTTAG
- a CDS encoding (2Fe-2S)-binding protein: MELNINGKTHTINTEESMPLLWVIRDELNMTGTKYGCGVASCGACSVMIDGVATRTCTLPVSAAVGKKITTIEGINPNGELTAVQKAWIQHQVPQCGYCQSGMIVAAEALLNENANPTDEDINNSITNICRCGTYNRIRAAIHTAAELRATESELLQKVMGE; this comes from the coding sequence ATGGAACTGAACATCAATGGGAAAACCCATACCATCAATACAGAAGAATCTATGCCTTTGTTGTGGGTCATTCGGGACGAACTGAACATGACAGGTACAAAATATGGCTGTGGTGTGGCATCTTGTGGTGCCTGTTCGGTCATGATAGACGGCGTAGCGACACGAACTTGCACCCTTCCCGTTTCAGCAGCAGTAGGCAAAAAAATCACCACCATTGAAGGAATCAACCCAAATGGAGAATTGACCGCTGTTCAAAAAGCATGGATTCAACATCAAGTGCCTCAATGTGGTTATTGTCAGTCGGGTATGATTGTGGCAGCCGAAGCATTGCTCAATGAAAATGCGAACCCAACGGATGAAGACATCAACAATTCTATCACCAACATTTGCCGCTGTGGAACCTACAATCGCATCCGAGCAGCAATTCATACCGCAGCAGAATTAAGAGCAACCGAGTCAGAATTGCTTCAAAAAGTGATGGGGGAATAG
- a CDS encoding oxidoreductase: protein MTQLTWKLNSVPLQKGRIAIVTGANTGLGFETALALAGKNMEVILACRNMEKAEAAKLKILQKHSFAKLECMQIDLSSLQSVRAFAANFLQQYDQLDLLINNAGIMIPPFSLTEDGFESQMGANYFGHFLLTDLLLETIIKTPQSRIVSLSSIAHKRGKINFDDLQSEKKYSAMEAYSQSKLACLMFAYELQRRLEKAEIHTISVAAHPGISDTELSRHIPKFATLLLTPMFSLVIAHKPDKGALPTLRAALDENVEGGDYYGPDGWREFKGKPVKVRSTRRSRNEETAKRLWEVSEELTGATYKALS, encoded by the coding sequence ATGACCCAATTAACTTGGAAGCTCAACAGTGTTCCTTTACAAAAAGGCAGAATTGCCATCGTCACAGGAGCCAATACGGGACTCGGTTTTGAAACCGCTTTGGCATTGGCAGGCAAAAACATGGAAGTAATTTTGGCTTGTCGCAATATGGAAAAGGCCGAAGCTGCAAAACTCAAAATTCTGCAAAAACATTCCTTTGCAAAATTAGAATGTATGCAGATTGACCTGAGCAGTCTGCAATCAGTGAGAGCCTTTGCAGCCAACTTTTTGCAGCAATATGACCAACTCGATTTACTCATCAACAATGCAGGCATCATGATTCCGCCTTTCAGTTTGACCGAAGATGGTTTTGAAAGTCAGATGGGAGCAAATTATTTTGGACATTTTTTGCTCACCGACTTGTTATTAGAAACCATCATTAAAACGCCTCAATCCAGAATTGTTTCGCTGAGTAGTATTGCACACAAACGGGGTAAAATCAATTTTGATGACCTGCAATCCGAGAAGAAATATTCTGCAATGGAAGCCTATTCACAAAGCAAATTGGCTTGTCTGATGTTTGCCTACGAACTGCAAAGGCGACTGGAAAAAGCTGAGATTCACACAATTTCCGTTGCTGCACATCCAGGAATATCTGATACCGAATTAAGCCGACACATTCCGAAATTCGCAACCCTCCTATTGACACCCATGTTCAGCCTAGTCATTGCCCACAAACCTGACAAAGGAGCATTGCCCACCCTTCGAGCAGCCTTAGATGAAAATGTAGAGGGAGGTGATTATTATGGTCCCGACGGATGGCGAGAATTCAAAGGAAAGCCTGTAAAAGTGCGCTCTACCCGGAGGTCAAGGAATGAAGAAACTGCAAAGCGACTTTGGGAAGTGAGTGAGGAACTGACAGGAGCGACTTACAAGGCTTTGAGTTGA
- the recG gene encoding ATP-dependent DNA helicase RecG: MVTNNARNILDTPIEYLKGVGPKRGEVLKKELRIFSFGDLLEHYPFRYIDKTELYTIDAIDKDTSVVQLRGYISNIQIAGEDRKKRLTAWLRDKTGRIQLVWFKGASYMKNYLQEGKEYLVYGKPNLFNQNFSLPHPELELIEPTQSVSLTDRIQPVYSSTDKLGRFNLDSKGIYGLIKMLFTKIQASDLPENLPEEVRTAYKLVNRFEAYKNIHLPENEQNRKQAELRLKFEEFFFIQIKLVQQKNFRHLKLNGYVFPELAENFHGFYEKLPFELTGAQKRVLKEIRRDTLVGKQMNRLLQGDVGSGKTIVALLTMLMAIDSGFQACMMAPTELLAQQHFTGISKFLEGVGATVDILTGSVKGRARRNLLEKLELGMIDILVGTHALIEDPVVFQNLGMSVIDEQHRFGVAQRAKLWEKNDKPPHVLVMTATPIPRTLAMTVYGDLDVSVIDELPPGRKAIQTMHWRESKRLQMLGFLKKEIAKGRQVYIVYPLINESETLNYKDLMDGYESVQRAFPQPEYQISIVHGQMSGYAKDEEMMRFKNKETQIMVATTVIEVGVDVPNATVMVIESAERFGLAQLHQLRGRVGRGGNQSYCILMTGNKLSADGRKRLATMVETTDGFKISEVDLQLRGPGNIEGTEQSGVLNLRIADIAKDNKLLQVARKAAAKVIENDPKLEKPENQNLKQYLQSGANDEKSKWSRIS; the protein is encoded by the coding sequence ATGGTTACTAATAATGCTAGAAACATTTTAGATACCCCTATTGAATACCTCAAAGGAGTTGGCCCAAAGCGTGGAGAGGTGCTCAAAAAAGAATTGCGGATTTTTAGCTTTGGAGATTTACTTGAACATTATCCTTTTCGATACATTGACAAAACCGAATTATATACCATTGATGCCATTGACAAAGATACGAGTGTGGTGCAACTAAGAGGCTATATTTCCAATATTCAAATAGCAGGAGAAGATAGAAAAAAACGCTTAACTGCCTGGCTGAGAGACAAAACAGGTAGAATTCAATTGGTATGGTTCAAAGGAGCAAGCTACATGAAAAACTACCTGCAAGAAGGTAAAGAATATTTGGTCTATGGAAAACCGAACTTGTTCAATCAAAATTTTAGCTTACCACATCCCGAATTGGAGTTGATAGAACCCACACAGAGCGTATCTTTGACAGACCGCATTCAGCCCGTTTACAGCAGTACCGACAAACTGGGTAGATTCAACTTGGACAGCAAAGGCATTTATGGATTGATCAAAATGCTTTTTACCAAAATTCAGGCAAGTGATTTGCCCGAAAACCTGCCTGAAGAAGTGCGGACTGCCTACAAATTGGTCAATCGTTTTGAAGCTTATAAAAATATCCATCTACCTGAAAACGAACAGAATCGTAAACAAGCAGAACTGCGATTGAAGTTCGAAGAATTTTTCTTTATCCAAATCAAACTGGTCCAACAGAAGAATTTTAGACACCTCAAACTGAACGGGTATGTTTTCCCCGAATTAGCGGAGAACTTTCATGGATTCTACGAAAAATTACCTTTTGAACTTACTGGGGCGCAAAAACGGGTATTGAAGGAGATTAGGAGAGATACATTGGTGGGGAAACAGATGAACCGTTTATTGCAGGGAGATGTCGGAAGTGGGAAAACAATTGTGGCTTTGCTGACGATGTTAATGGCAATTGACAGTGGTTTTCAAGCGTGTATGATGGCTCCTACTGAACTATTGGCGCAACAACATTTCACAGGAATCTCCAAATTTTTGGAAGGTGTGGGCGCAACGGTGGACATATTGACAGGTTCAGTCAAAGGCAGGGCAAGGCGAAACTTACTGGAGAAGTTGGAGTTGGGCATGATTGATATTTTGGTGGGTACACATGCTTTAATCGAAGATCCTGTGGTATTTCAAAATTTGGGTATGTCGGTCATTGACGAACAACACCGCTTTGGCGTAGCACAGCGGGCGAAATTGTGGGAAAAAAATGACAAGCCACCACACGTTTTGGTGATGACTGCTACTCCGATTCCCCGAACTTTGGCGATGACCGTTTATGGAGATTTGGACGTGTCGGTCATTGACGAATTGCCACCTGGTCGAAAAGCGATTCAAACGATGCACTGGCGAGAATCGAAGCGATTGCAGATGTTGGGTTTTTTGAAGAAGGAAATCGCAAAAGGACGACAGGTGTACATTGTATATCCACTTATCAATGAATCTGAAACGCTGAATTACAAAGACTTGATGGATGGTTATGAAAGTGTACAAAGGGCATTTCCACAGCCTGAGTACCAAATCAGCATCGTACATGGACAAATGTCGGGCTATGCAAAGGATGAGGAGATGATGCGCTTCAAAAACAAGGAAACGCAAATCATGGTGGCAACTACGGTAATCGAAGTGGGCGTAGATGTGCCAAATGCTACGGTAATGGTCATAGAAAGTGCCGAACGTTTTGGATTGGCTCAGTTGCATCAGCTTCGTGGTCGTGTGGGACGAGGAGGAAATCAGTCATACTGTATTTTGATGACTGGCAATAAGTTGTCTGCCGATGGCCGAAAACGTCTGGCTACAATGGTGGAAACAACAGATGGCTTCAAGATTTCGGAAGTGGATCTACAATTGCGTGGCCCCGGCAATATTGAAGGAACGGAACAAAGTGGAGTTTTGAACCTACGTATTGCAGACATTGCAAAGGACAATAAATTGCTGCAAGTCGCAAGAAAGGCTGCTGCAAAGGTGATTGAGAATGACCCGAAACTGGAGAAACCTGAGAATCAAAATTTGAAGCAGTATCTTCAAAGTGGGGCAAATGATGAAAAAAGCAAGTGGAGTAGGATTTCTTAG